The following proteins are co-located in the Phyllostomus discolor isolate MPI-MPIP mPhyDis1 chromosome 1, mPhyDis1.pri.v3, whole genome shotgun sequence genome:
- the CCDC33 gene encoding LOW QUALITY PROTEIN: coiled-coil domain-containing protein 33 (The sequence of the model RefSeq protein was modified relative to this genomic sequence to represent the inferred CDS: inserted 1 base in 1 codon), translating to MGERGSPSPPALKTAPGLLNSHSEINNYRRAMETMAEDILLLRKQASVLKAENRLLRSHLTQEETEEEEDIADQTQTLGSMQQKLLLSELDMKKLKSKVQHLQNELIRKNDREKELLLWYQAQQPQAALLKRHQDKLRKVTALEETVRHQEKVIEKMERVLEDKLQERNAPPPNRLPGKPSGGEAAPQGVPLGTSPGPAGENLPADQYTALLAENSRLRAELDKSHHQSAPNIQQQQALPMYPRELGAGDLAEQLQETXGPGHSKGTKTLRLQDHLDDTSDKFNLLAKLERAQSRILSLERQLEDSARRWGREKQNLVTRLQEQELGLAHPSDSTVTDLPGQIPQPTPKTTGKPQNQTP from the exons GAGATAAACAACTACCGGCGGGCCATGGAGACGATGGCTGAGGACATCCTGTTGCTGCGGAAACAGGCCAGTGTCCTGAAGGCAGAGAACCGCCTGCTGAGGAGCCACCTGACccaggaggagacagaggaggaggaggacattGCTGACCAGACCCAGACATTGG GATCCATGCAACAGAAACTGCTGCTGAGTGAGCTggacatgaagaaactgaagagcAAGGTGCAGCACCTACAGAATGAGCTGATTCGA aagAATGATCGAGAGAAGGAGCTTCTTCTCTGGTACCAGGCTCAGCAGCCACAGGCTGCACTGCTGAAGCGGCACCAGGACAAGCTGCGGAAGGTGACAGCGCTGGAGGAGACCGTGCGGCACCAGGAGAAG GTGATTGAGAAGATGGAGCGGGTGCTGGAGGACAAGCTTCAGGAGAGGAATGCGCCCCCACCCAACAGGCTGCCGGGGAAGCCCAGCGGGGGTGAGGCTGCTCCCCAGGGTGTC CCGCTGGGGACTTCCCCGGGCCCCGCAGGAGAGAACCTGCCTGCTGACCAGTACACAGCACTGCTGGCAGAGAACTCAAGGCTGCGGGCCGAGCTGGATAAGAGCCACCACCAGTCAGCGCCCAACATTCAGCAGCAGCAGGCCCTGCCG ATGTACCCCAGGGAGTTGGGAGCAGGGGACCTGGCAGAGCAGCTGCAAGAGA ATGGCCCAGGCCACTCCAAAGGCACAAAAACCCTGC GCTTGCAGGATCACCTGGACGACACTTCAGACAAGTTTAACCTCCTGGCCAAGCTGGAACGAGCTCAGAGCCGGATCCTGTCCCTGGAAAGACAG TTAGAGGACTCAGCTCGACGCTGGGGACGAGAGAAGCAGAACTTGGTCACACGGCTGCAGGAGCAAGAGCTTGGCTTGGCTCACCCCTCAGACTCCACCGTCACAGACCTGCCTGGACA AATCCCTCAACCAACGCCAAAGACCACAGGGAAGCCTCAGAACCAGACCCCTTGA